The following coding sequences lie in one Terriglobia bacterium genomic window:
- a CDS encoding response regulator: MKDKILCVDDDQNILLAYQRQLRKQFQIDTALGGAEGLQALENDGPFAVVVSDLRMPGMNGIEFLTKVKERSPDTVRIMLTGNADTRAAIEAVNEGNIFRFLTKPCLPQDLAQTLQAGIDRYRLISAERDLLQNTLNGSIRVLTEILSIVDPQSFGRARMLRESMRILSGALKIADSWELELAAMLSQIGHVTVPPEIIIKEKSGQPLSDIEKEILSNIPQIGHTLLAHIPRLESVARIVLYQNKRFDGSGFPKDTVGGARIPLGARMLKVLTDLAQVETEGIARAKALEVQRKREGWYDPAILDAAFLCFASPPKLKQAVERSVHSMALKDLKVGQILLSDVVTCNGALLITAGNWVSETMLERIKNFAKLKGVKEPIQVEVIRDAESDSDVRASREAKL, from the coding sequence ATGAAAGACAAGATTCTGTGCGTCGACGACGATCAGAATATCCTTTTGGCCTATCAGCGCCAGCTGCGCAAGCAGTTCCAAATCGATACCGCCTTGGGCGGCGCGGAGGGACTCCAAGCGCTCGAGAATGACGGGCCGTTTGCGGTCGTGGTCTCCGATCTGCGCATGCCCGGCATGAATGGGATTGAGTTTCTAACCAAGGTCAAGGAGCGTTCCCCCGATACCGTGCGCATCATGCTTACGGGCAACGCCGATACACGCGCGGCGATCGAAGCCGTGAACGAAGGCAACATCTTCCGCTTTTTGACCAAACCATGTCTTCCCCAGGACCTCGCTCAGACGCTTCAAGCGGGCATCGACCGTTACCGGCTGATCTCAGCCGAGCGCGATCTGCTCCAGAACACCCTAAACGGGAGCATTCGAGTTCTGACCGAGATCCTCTCCATCGTCGATCCACAGTCGTTCGGCCGCGCCCGCATGCTGCGCGAATCAATGCGAATCCTTTCCGGCGCGCTCAAAATTGCCGACTCGTGGGAGCTCGAGCTGGCGGCCATGCTCTCTCAGATTGGACACGTCACGGTCCCGCCAGAGATCATCATCAAGGAAAAATCGGGGCAGCCTTTGTCTGACATCGAGAAGGAGATACTGTCGAACATACCTCAGATCGGTCACACTCTCCTGGCTCACATCCCGCGCTTGGAATCTGTGGCCAGGATTGTGCTCTACCAAAACAAACGCTTCGACGGGTCGGGCTTTCCGAAAGACACGGTAGGGGGGGCGCGTATCCCTCTGGGAGCGAGAATGCTGAAAGTACTCACAGACCTCGCCCAGGTTGAGACCGAGGGGATTGCCAGGGCCAAGGCCCTGGAGGTACAGAGAAAGCGCGAGGGGTGGTATGATCCTGCCATCCTCGATGCCGCGTTCCTGTGCTTCGCCTCGCCACCCAAGCTCAAACAGGCCGTGGAGCGCTCGGTCCATTCCATGGCGCTCAAAGACTTGAAGGTCGGCCAGATTCTGCTGTCGGATGTCGTAACCTGCAACGGCGCGCTCCTGATCACGGCGGGGAACTGGGTCTCGGAAACGATGCTCGAGCGCATCAAGAACTTCGCGAAGCTTAAAGGCGTCAAAGAACCAATCCAGGTCGAAGTCATCCGGGATGCGGAATCAGATTCCGACGTTCGCGCATCGAGGGAGGCTAAGTTATGA
- a CDS encoding response regulator — translation MKPTVMLVDDDANVLAGLCRALHKEPYDIVKAGSAAEALEILRARPVDVVVSDEEMPAMSGTVFLRQVREKYPDTIRFILTGRATLDNAIAAINDGGVTRFFIKPCDHLDLAASIRQGLQQRELMLAARRLLHKVKRQSAMIKQLERAYPNITKVKRDGDGAILLEDWNGDINQLMRDICSHLDHD, via the coding sequence ATGAAACCGACGGTTATGCTGGTAGACGACGACGCTAACGTGCTGGCAGGCCTGTGCCGTGCGTTGCACAAGGAGCCATATGATATCGTGAAGGCAGGGTCTGCAGCCGAAGCACTTGAGATCCTGCGTGCCCGGCCGGTGGATGTCGTTGTTTCCGACGAAGAGATGCCCGCGATGTCCGGGACCGTATTCCTGCGTCAGGTGCGCGAAAAGTATCCGGACACCATCCGTTTCATCCTGACGGGAAGAGCCACGCTTGACAACGCTATCGCCGCCATTAACGACGGCGGTGTTACCCGGTTTTTCATCAAGCCATGTGACCACCTGGACCTGGCCGCTTCGATCCGCCAGGGCCTGCAACAGAGAGAACTGATGCTTGCCGCGCGCAGGTTGCTGCACAAGGTAAAACGGCAATCCGCGATGATTAAGCAGTTGGAAAGGGCGTACCCGAACATCACCAAAGTCAAGCGTGACGGCGACGGCGCCATTCTCCTCGAGGATTGGAATGGCGACATCAATCAGCTGATGCGTGACATCTGCAGCCATCTGGACCACGACTAA